In SAR324 cluster bacterium, the following are encoded in one genomic region:
- a CDS encoding RNA-binding protein has product MNIYVGNLAYSVTEEQLREAFGEFGEVDKVSIIMDRMTNRSKGFGFVEMQDDSEAEAAIRGLNEQPINGRAVRVNEARPREERPRRPAPPR; this is encoded by the coding sequence GTGAATATATACGTGGGAAATCTAGCTTATAGTGTCACCGAAGAACAATTGCGCGAAGCTTTTGGGGAATTTGGTGAAGTAGACAAAGTCTCGATTATCATGGATCGCATGACCAACCGTTCCAAAGGATTTGGTTTCGTGGAAATGCAGGATGATTCTGAGGCTGAAGCTGCCATTCGGGGACTCAACGAGCAACCCATTAATGGACGTGCTGTCAGGGTAAATGAGGCTCGACCTCGTGAAGAGCGCCCAAGACGTCCAGCGCCACCGCGCTGA